TGGTTCAGCTCTTTTGACGCACGTCCTGCGGTTACGTTGCTTTTTGCTTCTGCATTTGGGCTGCTTTATCGGCATTAAGCCGGCGATTAATAGCCACCAGGGTGATCATTTCATACATCACATTGGCGGCTGCTGCAGCGGTAATTTGGCTGGGATCAAAAGCAGGCAGCACCTCTACACAATCAAAGCCGACAATATTTAAACCTTTCAAGCCCCGGATTAAGTGCAGCCCGTCCCGGACAGAAGGCCCTGCTACTTCTGGGGTTCCTGTTCCCGGTGCATACACGGGATCAAAGAAATCAATATCAAAGGTGACGAAAACAGGACGATCCTTCACCCGTTCATGAATAATGTCCACCATCTGCCCGGCACCCAGTTCAAACAGTTCTTCACTGGAGAAAACCGCAAATCCCAGCTCGCGGGCGACCTCCAAATCAGTGGAATCATATAAGGGACCGCGGATCCCGATCTGGATGGAAGCTGAGGGATCAATAATCTCTTCTTCCACAGCACGCTTAAAAGGTGTACCGTGCATAT
This Caldalkalibacillus thermarum DNA region includes the following protein-coding sequences:
- the speB gene encoding agmatinase, which translates into the protein MAVYEPKDSSQSPRFTGPRTFMRLPYKEELDDNMDFVVTGIPFDTGASFRVGARFGPQAIRDFSILLRPFNVEQNTAIFDLVSGVDYGDLVVAPGYIKQSYERIVEQMLPIFNRGIIPIAMGGDHSITLAELRAAAQVYGPLALIQFDAHSDTWDSYFGEKYMHGTPFKRAVEEEIIDPSASIQIGIRGPLYDSTDLEVARELGFAVFSSEELFELGAGQMVDIIHERVKDRPVFVTFDIDFFDPVYAPGTGTPEVAGPSVRDGLHLIRGLKGLNIVGFDCVEVLPAFDPSQITAAAAANVMYEMITLVAINRRLNADKAAQMQKQKAT